The genomic DNA TGTTGACATGGAAAAAAGCACCCTCGCTTTGAGGTCACGAAAGCTCTTCACTCTTAGTGCAATTTATACCGCTACGAATGCTCTATTTGCGTCCTATAAGGATGATTCGATTGCCGAGCGGGCAAGGCTTGGCGAGTTTTATTGGAATGAAATTGCAAAGCAATTTCCCGATTGGAAACTTGTCAGAGATGGACGAATCCCTTCGAGTCAGATTAGAACCAATTATATCCATTCTCATGGAATTACTCTTCAGGCGATGGGAAAACTTGGCTCCCAATTATTGACTTATGAACAGGATGAAATCCGATCGAAATTGATGCTTCTGAAACAAATTGACTGGTCACGTGCGAACACCAAATTATGGGAGGGACGAGCCATGATTGGAGGACGTATATCGAAGTCAGAGTCGAACGTGATATTAACGACTAATGTTCTAAAACGGCAGCTTGGGCTTGGCCTCACGCCCGAAGAGCAGGCATTCGAGAATGCATTCTTAAGCGGAGAAAACAAGAAATGACAACTACAACAAAAAATTCGGTCTTTCGGGAGTTCGGATTGAAAAACATGGTCGAGGGGCTACTGGAAGAGATTTCTGTAATGTATGCCTCTGACGAAATTCCGTGGGTAGTTGGGTACAGCGGGGGCAAAGATTCAACGGCCGTTCTTCAGCTGATCTGGATGGCACTCGAAAGAATGCCCGAAGAGGACCGGAAGAAACCTGTGCACGTGATTACAACTGACACATTGGTTGAGAATCCAATCGTCGCAGCGTGGGTGAATAGGTCAATGGTTAGAATTAGGCAAAGTGCCAACGAAAGTGGCTTGCCTATTTTCTCACCGGCTCACGCCGGAAGTGGCGGATACTTTCTGGGTAAATCTGATTGGAAGAGGGTATCCCGCGCCAAAGTCCAAATTCCGTTGGTGTACCGAGCGGTTGAAAATTAAGCCTTCGAACCAGTTCATAAAGAATGTGGTCAAAGAGAATGGCGAAGCGATCGTTGTTCTTGGTACACGCAAATCTGAAAGCTTGAACCGAGCTCGTTCAATGGAGAAACTTGAGCGAAAACAGGTTCGAGACAAGTTGAACATCCGACCCAACCTGATTAACTCATTCGTTTACAGCCCGGTTGAAGACTGGTCGAATGATGATGTCTGGATGTTTTTGATGCAATACCCGAATGCTTGGGGGTTCGACAACAAGGATCTGCTTACGATGTATAAGGGAGCATCCGCAGATGGTGAGTGCCCACTGGTTGTTGACAGCACAACACCAAGCTGCGGTGATAGTCGTTTTGGTTGTTGGGTGTGCACGGTAGTGGATAAAGACCGTTCGATGTCAGCAATGGTTCAAAACGACGATGAAAAGGAATGGATGCGGCCGCTTTTGGATCTGCGAAACGAGCTCGACCCGCGAGATGAATTTGGAAATAGAAATGATCGTTCCCTGCGTGATTTTCGAAGAATGGATGGAAGCGTTACGTTATACAACGATTCAAGTATTCCTGGACCATATACTGAGGAGGCAAGGATAAATTGGCTAAGGAAAATTCTCTCAGTTCAAGAATGGATAAGGGCGAATGGACCTGAAGCAGTAAGGGACATCGAGCTAATTACGTTACCAGAATTACGTGAAATTAGACGCATTTGGGTTATCGACAAACATGAAATCGAAGACGTTCTGCCACACGTTTATAAAGAGGAGACGGGGGTCGACTTCCCAGACTGGGATTTAGATGAAAAGTCCGTGTTGGGAACAGACGAAGTACAGATTTTGAAGGATATTTGCGGGGACGATAACATCCTTTATCAGCTTACAAGAGAGTTAATAGATGTAGAGAACAGATTCAGAACTGCCAACAAGCGGGCGGGGCTGTATTCGGCGATCGAGAAGGCCTTTCGACGTAATTTTTACAACGACATTGAAGATGCCAGATCGCGTGCTCAACGTCGTAAGGTAGTAAGCAATCTGTCCGAATTGCGTGGAACGAATTTTTCCCAAGTTGAAAATGACACAAATCAATCTGTGTTTGACCAATATGAGGGAATAGATATTGACGGGCTGATTGAACAGGTCGGCCGAGAGGGGTAAGCGTGTTAATTGAAGAATTAGAACTTTACAATTTCGGTGTTTACAAAGGGCGGCACGTTGTCAACCTGCACTCGATCAGAAAAGAAGCTCCGATTATTTTGATTGGTGGGCTTAATGGAGATGGCAAAACGACATTTCTCGATGCTCTCCAACTGGCTCTGTACGGAAGGAGGGCCCGTTTCGCAAAACGGGGAAACGTTTCATACGATACATACCTAAAGAACTCTATCACTAGGGGGGTCCCTCAGGCGGCTGGTGCATCAGTGTGCATACAATTTCGCCTTCGGGTTTCCGGACAAGACCAAACATTTCGAATTTCGCGTTCGTGGAGTTACCAGAAACATCGGATTGTTGAGAATGTCAAAGTGGAAGTAGACGGGCGAGATGACCGTGTTTCCGCTGAACGATGGAATGAAATAATAGATGAATATATGCCCGTCGGAATTTCCCAGCTTTTCTTCTTTGATGGCGAGAAGATCGAAGCCCTGGCTGACGAGGGCAAAGCCAGAGAATTACTTTCCAAAGCAATCAAGTCTCTTCTCGGATTAGATTTGGTCAGTCAATTATCAACCGACCTTGCTGTATTTGAATCACGTCAACGGATGGTACACAAGAGTCGAGATGAGAAGGCCGAGCTTGAGAATTTACGACATCAAATCAACGAAATCGAAAAAACTCGTGCTTCATATGTTGACGCCCAGGCCCACTTGCAAACGAATGAGGTTGATAAGTACGAACGGCGACTGGATAATTTATCTCGCGATTATTTGCGAAAGGGTGGACAGCTTGCTGAAGAACGCGAAAAGGTTGAGTCGGACCGGGCGCGAGCTAATCGGTAAATTGAATGAGACCAATACGGCATTAGTAGATCTTGCTGGAGGCGTCTTTCCACTATTCCTAGTGAAAGCATTGTTGTCAAAGATTCACAGTCAAGTGCATGTGGAACTTCAGGCTGATCAGAACGATCTAATTCTCACCACGTTGGAAGAACGTGACGAAGCCCTTTTGGATTCCCTTAAGTCGATTGAATTGAGTTCCGTTATTCGAGCATATTTGGAACAACATCTCCGGTCCGATCGCCTGGGGAGAAGTAACACGTTAAAGATTGATCGCTTTATAGAACTTAGCCCACATGGAAATGCACAGTTAAGATCCCTCTTAAACGGTGATGTTCTAAGCCATACGAGGCCAAAATTATTGTTCTTTTTGGAGTTGGTTCAAACCCTTGGGACCGGAATTTATGACTTGGACCGAAAATTGGCGGGTACTCCGGATATCGACTCCATTGCCACAATCCGCGAAGAAATCGGACAAGTTAAGAAGATGCTTGAAGAGAGCAGAATAAAGCTAGCCGCCCTCAATCTCGAGGAAAAGCGATTAGCCTCAAAGAAGGACGAGCTTCAAGGCAAATGGATTCGTCACCTTCAAAACTAATCTTGAATCGACGCTTGAAGGTGAGGATGCACTCCGAATTCTGGGTCATTCTACAAAAGTTCGGCAGGTGATAGCTGACCTAAGTCGTCGAATGCTCGAAAAGCAAACAGGACATATTTCCGACCTGATTTTTGATTCGTTTACGAGTTTACTCAGAAAGAAGAGTTTGGTTTCGAGCTTGAAGATAAATATCGATGACTTTTCGATGGAAATTATGGGTGCCAATGATCAACGTTTATCCCCGGATGATCTTTCGGCGGGAGAACGACAACTACTTGCTGTGGCAATGCTTTGGGGGCTTGCCCGTGCGTCAAATCGGCCGTTACCAGCGGTAGTTGACACGCCGCTAGGAAGACTAGATGCAGGGCATCGGATCAATTTGGTTCAGAACTACTTTCCTTATGCTAGCCACCAAGTTTTCCTTCTATCCACGGACGAAGAAATTGACTCGGACCTCTATGATGTAATTCGTCCATTTGTTAGTCGGAGCTATACATTAAAATTCGATGATACCGAGAACGCAACGACTATAACCGATGGGTACTTTGGGTTCGCCTTAACTGAAGCCATTGGTACCAAGGGATTGTCAGCGGATGCAGCTGTTTAGAATAGACGTCTTTAACTGGAGAAATTATGTCCATCGAAACCATTCGCCTATCACAACAGGCTAAGGAACAGTTAATTCGCATAAAACGTGCTACTGGCATCCAAAATTGGAATGTCATTTGTCGTTGGGCATTTTGTGTTTCGTGTCAGAGCCATCGACGCCAGCCCCGATCAGGATCGTGACCGATAGCTCCGTAGAAATGAAATGGAATGTCTTCGGAGGAGAATTCCAAGAGATATATCTTGCCTTGCTAAAACAGAGAATCAAGAACGATGGAATGGGACTCGACGAAGAGACTCTCGCAAGTCAGCTGAAGCTCCATTTGCATCTAGGTATTGGATATTTGGCAAGCAAGGTAAGTAACAAGCAAATTTCGGATATCAGCGGACTATTTTCGCTTCTTCCGGATTCGAATGACTAGTACTATTGTCTAACTCAAGCTCACTAGTTGATGTTCATTTTGTTAAGGCTTGATTCAGGGTTTAACAAAACCGTGGAAGACCCGCAATCCCCGCAGTCCAACGAGACTGTACTGAGTTTTCCCTTCGGGTTCTTGCTGCTCCAACCCCTCCACCTTCAATCGCAACGCTAAGTCCTTGACTTCACAACATTTTACTGTTAAAACTTCGTTACAAAGCGGTTGTCACTATCTTATTGGCTTTTCGCAATTATTTTCCTAATATTTGCCGGGCCCAACCGGATACGAACTCCCTGATAATTTTCCATGTCCATAGCTTGCAACCGACAAAACCCGACATCATTATGGAAGAAATTTCACAAGAACAATTAGAGAACTTCGTAAAGCAAGTGGTCAATATCGAACGAAAATATGGCTACGAACTTAGAAACGTTACAACCGAAAGACAACAAGAAATTGGGAAATGGCTGAACAAATTCATCTCGAGGAATTCTTGAATGATAATCCGGAAAATTAGCCTCGAGAATTTTCGACAATTCTACGGCACTCAAGAACTTGATTTTTCAACCAGTACGGAAAAAAACGTAACGTTGATCCACGCAGAGAACGGGTTCGGGAAAACGACCCTTCTAAATGCTGTTTTGTGGACCTTCTTTCATCAAACGACTACGAAATTTGAAAAGCCAGACGAGATCGTTAACTACGAGGCTGTTCGGGAGCGGACTAAATATGCCAAAGTTAGCGTTGAATTTCAGCATGAATCCAAATTGTACGAAGCTACACGGATTCACGATGACGAAAGTGTCGGTTCCAATAAGACCAAATTTACAATTTCAAGCATTAGTGAAAATGGCCATTACAGTAGCTTAGAGTCTCCTGAAACCTTTATTCGAACGGTTATTCCGGCGGAAATGGCAAAAGTATTTTTTTGACGGGGAAGCCGCGGAGAGCTTTACATCTGCGAGAAATTTCAAGGTCATAAGCGAAGCAATCAAGAACATTTTAGGCTCAACGCTTGCGAAAGCGGCTATCGCTGATTTGAAAGATATTGAAAAGGCGGTGGTTAAAAAACTCTCCCAATTGCCTGGTCAAGACAAGCTTCGAGAGATTGAATTACAAGTTACTAAGTTAGATGAAGCTCTCGAAAAAACCGAAACCCAGATATCTGAGCTTGAGGATGAGCGTAACGAATTGAATGAGTTGCTTAATGAGGTGACTGAAAAGTTAAGAAATTTAGCTGGTGCAGAAACAAATTCAAGAACGTCAGAGACGAGAAGGAGAGATTACTTCATCGAACAAAAATGAAATTGATGACATTCGAAGAGACATCATAGACTGGATTGGGCGGAAGGGGCTTCATGATCAGTTAGCCAAAGCTGACCTCGGTTTCACTTGATTTCATCGATGAACAGAGCCTTAAGGGTAAGATTCGAGCCCTTACAATGAGGAATTTGTAAGAGGGTTATTGAATAGCGAATCGTGTGTATGCGATCGGCCGATTCAGCCCGGGACCCCAGAATGGAGAGCCGTGAGTGGGCTTTTAAGCAACGCTTCCAACGCAGAAACATTGCGACGGGTGATAAATGCAAGATCAAGGATAAATCAGTTAAAACAGGATGCATACGAT from Acidobacteriota bacterium includes the following:
- a CDS encoding AAA family ATPase; its protein translation is MIIRKISLENFRQFYGTQELDFSTSTEKNVTLIHAENGFGKTTLLNAVLWTFFHQTTTKFEKPDEIVNYEAVRERTKYAKVSVEFQHESKLYEATRIHDDESVGSNKTKFTISSISENGHYSSLESPETFIRTVIPAEMAKVFF
- the dndD gene encoding DNA sulfur modification protein DndD — encoded protein: MLIEELELYNFGVYKGRHVVNLHSIRKEAPIILIGGLNGDGKTTFLDALQLALYGRRARFAKRGNVSYDTYLKNSITRGVPQAAGASVCIQFRLRVSGQDQTFRISRSWSYQKHRIVENVKVEVDGRDDRVSAERWNEIIDEYMPVGISQLFFFDGEKIEALADEGKARELLSKAIKSLLGLDLVSQLSTDLAVFESRQRMVHKSRDEKAELENLRHQINEIEKTRASYVDAQAHLQTNEVDKYERRLDNLSRDYLRKGGQLAEEREKVESDRARANR